The Lactobacillus sp. CBA3605 genome contains a region encoding:
- a CDS encoding GGDEF domain-containing protein: MTWSNWQVPPFVTSIFFILGVFTLYWVLFNWITSWFHAKHINVDDDVVNSWHGVIYMLVFVFGLQSLIVGQATAWQFMNFQLIAIIFCGYFLNIRIPYYLLIPVVVVYMIFDQSIGYWESWGHALTLVIFFLVLNEIRIRFQNRHYAWASYLLVGIPFGGLLWLWMKLKFELSWTIFFQEWLYLVIFEILLYAYVTMLTRDSQFKLRLAQYASHDALTQTENFAAYTGEIKYLFDDSAKNHLKLSMMMFDIDHFKQVNDTYGHLAGDRVLQQVADVVQTVIDANNPRVKLYRTGGEEFNILFPGYDLASTRSVVQQIFSALNHIPVNFGNQQIPISISVGVSTLATTDATPTDFYNRVDHNLYHSKRHGRMQITTD, translated from the coding sequence ATGACATGGTCTAACTGGCAAGTGCCACCGTTTGTAACCAGTATTTTCTTTATCCTAGGTGTTTTTACGCTGTACTGGGTATTGTTTAACTGGATTACATCGTGGTTTCACGCCAAGCATATTAATGTTGATGATGATGTGGTCAATTCATGGCATGGCGTCATCTATATGTTAGTATTTGTGTTTGGGTTGCAGTCGTTAATCGTTGGTCAAGCTACTGCTTGGCAGTTTATGAATTTTCAACTCATTGCGATTATCTTTTGCGGCTATTTTCTAAATATTCGGATTCCGTATTATTTGTTAATTCCCGTAGTGGTAGTGTACATGATTTTCGATCAATCAATTGGTTATTGGGAATCATGGGGCCACGCCCTAACGTTAGTCATTTTTTTCCTGGTGTTGAACGAGATTCGAATTCGATTTCAAAATCGCCACTATGCCTGGGCTAGTTATCTGCTAGTTGGCATCCCGTTTGGCGGGCTCCTGTGGCTATGGATGAAATTAAAGTTTGAGTTGAGTTGGACAATCTTTTTTCAGGAATGGTTATATTTAGTTATTTTTGAAATCTTACTGTATGCTTACGTCACAATGTTGACTCGGGATAGTCAGTTTAAGCTACGTTTGGCTCAATATGCGAGTCATGACGCTTTAACACAAACTGAAAATTTTGCTGCTTATACGGGAGAAATTAAATATTTATTTGATGATAGTGCCAAGAATCATTTAAAGCTGTCAATGATGATGTTTGATATTGATCATTTCAAGCAGGTGAACGATACTTATGGACATCTCGCCGGTGATCGAGTCTTGCAGCAGGTGGCAGATGTGGTACAAACCGTGATTGATGCGAACAATCCGCGCGTGAAGTTGTATCGAACTGGTGGCGAGGAATTCAATATTTTATTTCCAGGCTACGATTTAGCAAGTACTCGTAGTGTGGTGCAACAGATTTTTAGTGCCCTTAACCACATACCAGTCAACTTTGGTAATCAACAGATTCCGATTTCAATTTCAGTCGGTGTCTCAACGTTAGCAACGACGGATGCAACGCCAACGGATTTTTATAATCGAGTTGATCATAATTTATACCATTCAAAACGACATGGTCGGATGCAAATTACGACCGACTAA
- a CDS encoding EAL domain-containing protein, protein MYRFFVQPQVDQSQQSIFGYELLLRKETHGKWAIPATFTELSLKKQAGLLEELAGQLATKVTNRVLALNLNREQTEDKLMLGTIIYLKKRLNPAALTIEFTENPTVKEIQKYSVLFHQHGIKLSIDDVGTGSNTFDNIEAVLPFVDQIKFAMQNLRMSGKADQIPTALAFWQTIAKQYHLDLILEGVEDEHDQLMAQQLGIELHQGYFYGKPQLAVKETTTLNQPTGDGRQ, encoded by the coding sequence ATGTATCGCTTTTTTGTCCAGCCACAAGTTGATCAGAGTCAGCAATCAATCTTTGGTTATGAACTATTATTACGCAAAGAAACGCATGGTAAGTGGGCTATACCGGCAACTTTCACAGAATTGTCTTTAAAAAAACAAGCTGGGTTATTGGAAGAATTAGCGGGTCAATTGGCAACCAAGGTAACTAATCGAGTCCTCGCTTTGAATTTAAATCGAGAACAAACTGAAGATAAGTTAATGCTAGGGACAATCATTTATCTAAAAAAACGATTGAATCCAGCGGCCTTAACCATTGAGTTCACTGAAAATCCAACGGTTAAAGAAATTCAAAAGTATAGTGTGCTTTTTCATCAACATGGGATTAAGTTAAGTATTGACGACGTTGGTACTGGTTCGAATACGTTTGATAATATTGAAGCTGTTTTACCATTTGTTGACCAGATTAAGTTTGCCATGCAGAATTTGCGGATGAGTGGGAAAGCTGATCAGATTCCAACCGCGTTAGCTTTTTGGCAGACGATTGCTAAGCAATATCATCTCGACTTGATCTTAGAAGGCGTCGAAGATGAACATGATCAGTTGATGGCACAACAATTAGGCATTGAATTACATCAAGGGTATTTTTATGGAAAACCGCAGTTAGCAGTTAAAGAGACAACAACTTTAAACCAACCAACTGGTGATGGTCGGCAATAA
- the nrdG gene encoding anaerobic ribonucleoside-triphosphate reductase activating protein produces the protein MPHVTKGPNNPTPKEWLAKDLSEQYVADYKAFNFVDGEGVRCSLYLSGCPFRCPGCYNVAAQNFHYGQPYTAELEQQIITDLSQDYVQGLTLLGGEPFLNTQVGIRICERIRQEFGHTKDIWSWSGYTWDELQQDSTDKLKMLSLIDILVDGRFLKDQMDLSLQFRGSANQRIIDVPQSLARNEVVIWDKLVR, from the coding sequence ATGCCGCACGTTACGAAAGGACCAAACAATCCGACGCCCAAAGAGTGGTTAGCGAAGGATCTAAGTGAACAATATGTTGCGGACTATAAAGCGTTTAATTTCGTTGATGGTGAAGGGGTCCGCTGTAGCTTATATCTAAGTGGTTGTCCGTTTCGTTGCCCAGGCTGCTATAATGTGGCCGCTCAAAATTTTCATTATGGGCAACCGTATACGGCGGAACTAGAACAGCAAATTATTACCGATTTAAGTCAGGATTATGTGCAAGGCTTAACGTTGTTAGGTGGCGAACCATTTTTGAATACGCAAGTTGGTATTCGGATATGTGAGCGTATTCGGCAAGAATTCGGGCACACGAAAGATATCTGGTCATGGTCAGGTTACACCTGGGATGAGTTGCAACAAGATTCTACGGATAAACTAAAAATGTTGTCGTTAATCGATATTTTAGTGGACGGTCGCTTTTTAAAAGACCAAATGGATTTGTCACTCCAATTTCGCGGGAGTGCGAATCAACGAATTATTGATGTGCCACAATCACTAGCCCGTAATGAAGTGGTTATTTGGGATAAGCTGGTGCGTTAA
- a CDS encoding VIT1/CCC1 transporter family protein has translation MLIWIKQWQSRYYHFWDQLNVLRAGILGANDGIISVSGIVLGAVGADLSATTLLISGISGMIAGACSMAGGEYVSVSAQKDVQLSQLKLQLATEPADGHQAQTRLHAIDVLNPLHAAATSLIAFILGVLIPLAAISLSLPSWRLINTLMAMGVALTLNATVSARHTVVPVHKIIMRNILVGVATALMTYLMGIWLGNAG, from the coding sequence ATGTTAATCTGGATTAAGCAATGGCAAAGTCGATATTATCACTTTTGGGATCAGTTAAATGTCTTACGAGCTGGGATTTTAGGGGCCAACGATGGCATTATTTCAGTTTCCGGGATTGTCTTAGGCGCAGTGGGAGCGGATTTGAGTGCAACCACACTACTGATTAGTGGCATTTCGGGAATGATTGCGGGCGCCTGTTCGATGGCTGGTGGTGAATATGTGTCGGTCAGCGCCCAAAAGGATGTGCAATTAAGCCAGTTGAAATTACAGTTAGCCACGGAACCAGCTGATGGTCACCAAGCGCAGACCCGCTTACATGCGATTGATGTTTTAAATCCACTGCATGCGGCCGCAACCTCACTAATTGCTTTTATTTTGGGAGTGTTGATTCCTTTAGCAGCAATTAGTCTGTCGCTGCCTAGCTGGCGCTTGATTAATACATTGATGGCAATGGGCGTGGCGTTGACCCTAAATGCCACAGTAAGTGCGCGTCACACGGTGGTTCCGGTGCATAAGATTATTATGCGAAATATTTTGGTGGGCGTTGCAACGGCGTTAATGACGTATCTTATGGGAATCTGGTTGGGAAATGCCGGTTAG